In the Agrococcus beijingensis genome, ATGACGGGATTCAGCGTACCGGCGCAGCGGCATGTCGAACGGCAGGGTGGCGATGGCAGAGTGGGCCCATGCAGATGCGCGCGCTCGTGACGGGGGCGTCGGCGGGGCTCGGCGCGGAGTTCGCCCGGCAGCTCGCGGCCGACGGCTTCTCGCTCGTGCTGGTCGCGCGCCGCGAGGAGCGCCTGCGCGCGCTCGCGGCCGAGCTCTCGGCCGCCCGCCCGGGTACCCAGATCGAGGTGCTGGTGGCCGACCTCACCGACGCGGCAGGCCTCGAGCGGGTGGCGGCGCGCGTGGCGGCCGCCGACCGGCCGATCGACGTCTTGGTCAACAACGCCGGCTTCGCGGTCTCGGAGCCCTTCCACGCATCCGCCATCGACGACGAGCGGGCGATGCACGAGCTGCTCTCGTGGGTGCCGCTGCGGCTCGCGCACGCGGCGCTGCCGGGCATGCGAGCGCGCGGCCACGGCGGCATCCTGAACGTCGCGAGCATGGCCGGGCAGCTGCCGACCGGGTCGTACGCGGCGGCGAAGGCGCAGGTGATCGCGCTCTCGCGCTCGCTGCACGCCCGCTACCGGCGCGATGGCGTGAGCGTGACCGCGCTGCTGCCGGGCTTCGTGGTCACCGAGTTCCACGATCGCATGGAGATCGAGCCGACCGCCGTGCCGCGGGCGGCGTGGGCGGATGCGTCTGCGGTCGTCCGCGACGGGCTCCGCGGCCTGCGCAGGCGGCGCGCGGTCGTCGTGAGCGACTGGCGGTACCGGCTGGCGGCGCCGCTGCTGCCGCTCGTGCCCGACCGGATGGCGGCCGGGTGGGGGCTCGCGGGCCGCCTCGAGGACTGACGGAACGGGAAGAAGGAGGAGCCATGGAGATCATCAGCGCATCGCTCGCGGCGCTCGCGAAGGCCGAGCCGCTCGAGGCGGGCAAGGTCGCCACACGCGTGCTCTCGCACGACGCGGCCGCGACCATCATCCACGTCGGGCTGGGCGCCGGCGGCGAGCTCGACGACCACCGGGTGCCCGGGCCGATCCTGCTGGTCGGGCTCGACGGCACCGCGACGGTCACCGAGGGCGAGGCCTGCGCGCAGATCGAGGCGGGCGGCATGCTGCGCATCGACGAGCACGTCATCCACCGCCTCCGCTCCGACGAGGGCGCCAACGTGCTGCTCGTGCGCCTGCCGAAGGCTGCTGGGTGACCGAGCGCCTGACCGAGCGCACCGCCGTGACCGAGCGCATCGCCGTGCTCGGCGCGGGCGTCATGGGCGCTGGCATCGCGCGCGTCTTCGCTCGCGCCGGCCACGAGGTGCGGGTGTTCGACGTCGACCCGGCGGCCGCCACCCGCGCCGCCGAGTCGGCCGGCGCATCCGCCCACGACACCGTCGAGGCCGCCGTCGTCAGCGCCACCGTGGTGCTCGAGGCGGCGCCCGAGCGGCTCGAGCTGAAGCTGGCGCTGCTGGCGCAGATCGAGGCCGCGAACGCCGATGCCGTGATCGCCTCGAACACCTCGTCGATCGGGGCGGATGCGCTCGCGGCCGGCATGCGGGACCCCTCGCGGCTCGTGATCGCCCATTTCTTCAACCCCGCCGACACGGTGCCGCTCGTCGAGGTGGTGCCGGGGCCGGCGACGCCGCAGGCGACCGTCGACCGGATGGTGGCGCTGCTCAGCGAGGCCGGCAAGGTGGCTGTGCCGCTCGCGCAGCAGGTGCCCGGCTTCATCGCGAACCGGCTGCAGGCGGCGCTCTACCGCGAGGCGATGCACCTCGTCGAGCTGGGCGTCGCGAGCCCGGCGCAGGTCGATCAGGTCGTCACCGCCGGCCTCGGCCCGCGCTGGGCGCTCGCGGGCCCGTTCGAGGTGATGGACCTCGGCGGCCTCGACGTGTGGACGAGCGTGACTGATGGCATCTTCCCGAGCCTCGGCGACGCATCCGCCGCCCCCGACATGCTTCGCGAGCGTGCCGATCGGGGCGAGCTGGGAGCGAAGACGGGGCAGGGATTCCTGCCGAGAGATGCGGATGCGTCGGCCCGGTTCGCGGGCAGGCTGCGGTCGCTGATCGACGCGCGCGACGGCATCGTGGAAGTTCCTTCGAATTTGGAATAGATTGCGTCGCTGCGGGTTGTCTCAAGGGAGTGGGCGACGAGCCACGCCGCCCGTGACGGAAGGATCCGAAGATGACGTTCCCGGTTCTTGAGGGCAAGGTCGCGATCGTGACCGGCGCAGCCATGGGCATGGGCGAGGCGACCGCTCGCCTGTTCGCCGAGGCGGGCGCGAAGGTGGTCGTCGCCGACTTCAACGAGGAGAAGGGCGAGGCCGTCGCGGCCGAGATCCGCGCGAACGGCGGCGAGGCGTTCTTCGTGCAGGTCGACATCTCGAAGGGCGAGCAGGTCGAGGCGATGGTCGCGCAGACCGTCGAGCACTACGGCCGCCTCGACGTGGCGGTTAACAACGCCGCGCTGACCCCCGATCAGGGGCTGGTCTCCGAGATCGACGAGGCCTACTGGGATCGCCTCATGTCGGTCGACCTGAAGGGCACCGCGCTGACGCTCAAGTACGAGCTGCGCCAGATGCTCGCGCAGGGCGACGGCGGCTCGATCGTCAACATCTCGTCGACGTCTGGCTTCCGCGTGCAGCCGATGACGGTCGCCTACAACGCCGCCAAGCACGGCGTGAACGCACTGACGAAGACCGCGGCGGTCGAGAACGGCCCGCACGGGATCCGCGTGAACTCGGTCGCCCCCGGCGCCGTCGACACGCCGATGCTGCGCGGCGCCATCGAGCAGTTCGGCCTCGACCCGAACGAGTACCCCAAGCAGCTCTCGGCGCTGCACCGCTTCGCGCAGCCGGCCGAGATCGCGCAGGCGAGCCTGTGGCTGGCCAGCGACGCCTCGTCGTATGTGACCGGCACGACCCTGCACGTCGACGGCGGATACACCGGCGCCATGTGACCCTTTCGGCGACGGCGTGGGCGTGGCACCGTGGGGCGCATGACCGAACCCATCCGAGCCATCTACTTCAACGGCACGCTCACGCCCTCGCCGGGCGACAGCCACACCGACCTCCTCATCGAGGCCAGCGCGAGCATCCTGCGCGGCCAAGGTGTGGAGGTCGAGGTCGTCAGGGCCGTCGACCACGCGCTCGCGCCGGGCGTGCAGCCCGACATGACCGAGCACGGCGCGAGCGAGGACGCCTGGCCCGCACTCTGGCAGCGGGTGCTGGCAGCCGACATCATCGTGCTCGCCACGCCGATCTGGCTGGGCGACGCATCGAGCGTCACCCGCCGCGTGATCGAGCGGCTCTACGCCGAGTCGGGCGAGCTGAACGACCAGGGCCAGTCGATCTTCTACGGCAAGGTCGCCGGATGCCTCGTGGGCGGCAACGAGGACGGCATGAAGCATGTGGCGCGCGAGGTGCTCTATGCGCTGCAGCACATCGGCTGCACGATCCCGCCGCAGGCCGACGCCGGCTGGGTGGGCGAGGCGGGGCCCGGCCCGAGCTACGGCGACGAGCTCGACGACGGCTCGCACGCGGGGGCCGACAACGACTTCACGAAGCGCAACGTCACGATCATGGCGTGGAACCTGCTGCACCTGGCGAAGATGCTGCGCGGCGGCATCCCCACCGAGGGCAACGACCGCAACGCCTGGGAGCGCGGCGAGCGCTTCGGGTTCCAGAACCCCGAATACCGGTAGCCCCCGATGGACGCGATCGGGTGGCTGCTCGAGGGAGACCCCGCGATCCGGTGGCAGGTGATGGCCGACCTGCTCGACGAGGATCCGGATGCGGTGGCCCGCGAACGCGCGCGCGTCGCCCGGGAGGGCTGGGGCGCGGCACTGCTGGCAGCCCGCGGCCCCGACGGGCAGTGGGCGGGCGGGGCGCACTTCCCGAAGGCCGAGCCGACGCTGCCCGGTCAGCCCTGGACCTCCACCGCCCACGTGCTCACCGAGCTGCGGCTGCTGGGCGCCGACCCGGCCGACGAGGCGGTGCGCGAGGCCGTGGCCGACGTGAAGCGGGTGACGCGCTGGGAGTACGACGACGAGCCGTTCTTCGAGGGCGAGGTGGAGCCGTGCATCAACGGCGCGCTGGTGACGAACGCGGTCTACTACGGCGAGGACGCCGCGCCGATCGTCGAGCGGCTGCTGGGGGAGCGGATGGCCGACGGCGGCTGGAACTGCGAGCAGGAGCAGGGCTCGGTGCGCTCGTCGTTCGACACCACCATCGCGGTGGTCGAGGCGCTCGCGGCCTACGAAGCCGTCAGCGACGACCCGCGCGTGCGCGAGGCTCGCGCGAGCGGCGAGCAGTACCTGCTCGAGCGCGACCTGCTGCGGCGCAAGTCGACCGGCGAGATCCCGAAGCCCAGCTACACCCAGCTGGCCTTCCCGCCCAGGCACGAGTACGACGCGCTGCGGGCGCTCGAACACTTCCGCGCGGTGGGCGCGATGCCCGAGGAGTCGATGCGTGAGGCGATCGACCTGCTGCACGCCAAGCGGCGCGACGACGGCACCTGGGCGCTCGACGTCAAGCACGGCGGCGACGCGGTGAACGACTACGGGCCGGTGGGGGAGCCGAACCGCTGGATCACGCTGAAGGCGCTGCGGGTGCTGCGCTGGGCGGGGCACTCGCTGCGCACGTGAGCCGCGGCGGCGGGCTCGCTCGCGGGCTCAGGCGGTCGCGACCGCGCCCGCGCGGCCGAGGGCGCTGCCGCGCAGCAGTGCGATCGCCGACACGATGCCGAGCAGCGCCAGGGAGGCGTAGGTGGAGACGAAGGTGCTCGAGCTGGTCGCACGGGGGCTGAGATCCGCCATTTGCGGCTCTTCGCCGTTGAGCGTGGGTAGCGGGTGACGCGCCGGAGCAGCAGCACCGGCGGCAGCGGGGCGCTGACCGGCGACCTCGGGACGACCCGAGCGGTCCTTGCGGGGGCGCTCCGAGCGAGCCGCACCGGCGCCGGCACCGTGGGCGCCCGAGCCTGCCAGACCGTCGCGACCGGCGCCGCGGCCGCGGCCACGGCCGCCGCCCGAGCGACCAGCACCCTGCGGCTGCTGGATCTCGTTGCCCGAGCCGGGGCCGCCGGGGACCGGCGCCACGTGGGGCGCGTACGGCCCTACAAGGGCGTCGACCGGGTCGGAGGAGGCGGTGACGATCTGCGCCTGCACCTGGATGCCGGCCTTGCGCAGCAGCGACATGGTGTCGCCGCGCTGCGAGGGGATCATGACGGTGACGACATCGCCCGCCGAGCCGGCGCGAGCCGTGCGGCCCGAGCGGTGCAGGTAGGCCTTGTGCTCCATGGGCGGGTCGACGTGCACCACGAGCTCGACGTTGTCGACGTGCACGCCGCGAGCAGCGACATCCGTCGCCACCAGCACGCGCACGGTGCCGTCGGAGAACTGCGCCAGGTTGCGGTCGCGGGCGTTCTGCGACAGGTTGCCGTGCAGGTCGACGGCGGGGATGCCGGATGCGGTGAGGTGCTTCGCGAGCTTCTTCGCCTGGTGCTTGGTGCGGGTGAAGAGGATGCGGCGGCCCTCGCCCGAGGCGAGGCGGCGCACGAGCAGGTTCTTGTCGTCGGCCGAGACCTCGAACAGGTGGTGCGTCATCGCGGCGACGGGCGAGTTCGCCTCGTCGACCGAGTGCATGACCTCGTTGGTGAGGAAGCGCTTGACGAGCTTGTCCACGCCGTTGTCGAGCGTGGCCGAGAACAGCAGGCGCTGGCCCGACTGCGGCGTCTTGTCGAGGATCTTCGTGACGACCGGCAGGAAGCCGAGGTCGGCCATGTGGTCGGCCTCGTCGATGACGGTCATTTCGATGGCCTGCAGCGAGGCGACGCCCTGCTTCATCAGGTCTTCGAGGCGGCCGGGGCAGGCGACGATGATGTCGACGCCGTTGCGCAGCGCGGTCTCCTGCGGGCGCTGCGAGACGCCGCCGAAGATGGTGGTGACGGTGAGGCCAGCGGCCTTCGCGAGCGGCGCGATCTCGGCCGCGATCTGGGTGGCGAGCTCGCGCGTCGGGGCCAGCACGAGGCCCAGAGGCAGGCCCTTGCGGCGGTTGCCGCCGGCCAGGTCGCCCGACAGGCGCGCGACGAGCGGGATCGAGAAGGCGAGGGTCTTGCCCGAGCCGGTCTTGCCGCGGCCCAGCACGTCGCGACCCGCGAGCGTGTCGGGCAGCGTGTCGGCCTGGATGGGGAAGGGGCTCTCGCGGTCCATCGTCTTCAGCGCGGCGACGAGCTTGGCGGGAACGCCGAGCTGCGCGAAGGTCGTGGTGGCCTCGGGGGCGGTGATGGTGTCAGTCAAGGTTGCTCTTTCTGTGAGCGGAGCGCGCGCATCCGAGACGCCCGCACACAGGTGCAGACGGGGTTTCTTGGGTGGATGCGTCGACGCAGTTCGGCGAGCGCGGCGGAGGCCGCGATCGTTCGCCGTGGAAGTTCATCGACGCGGCGCCTTCCTTCAGGAAGTCACGGCGGAGAGAGGAGCGTTCAACGACGCAGGCGAGCTGGCTTCAACGCCCTGCTCGCACAGTGCCCCCAGCGTAGCAGGCGGGGTCTGACATCACCTAGCACGATGTGCGCAGAGCCCGTCGCAGAGCCCCTCCGCACAGCCACGGGGTCTAGCGTCGGGCGGCATGGCGACGACCACAGTGACCCACCCCCTGCTGCCCGACGACACCCCCGCGTTCGTCGTGCACGGCTACGACTTCGGCGCGCGCATCTGGCGCCGGGCCGGCTCCGCCGCCGCCCGCGCTGTGCCGCTGCGGCTGCTCGGCCGCGACTCGGTGCTGGTGCGCGGCCGCGAGGGCGTCGAGCTCTTCTACGACGAGGGGCGGATGCGTCGCCACGGCGCGATGCCCGCGTTCGTCCAGGAGGTGCTCTTCGGGCACGGCTCGGTGCACTCCCTCGACGGCGCAGCCCACCGCCACCGCAAGGCGACCTTCCTCGACGTCGCCTACGAGAACGCGCAGGTCGAGCGGCTGCTGCCGCACCTCGAGCGCGAGTGGCGCTCGGAGGTCGACGCGTGGCTCTCGGGCGGCACCCGTTCGGCGTACGACGCCGCGGTGGGGGCGCTCGGCCGCGCGATCATGCGCTGGGCGGGGCTGCCCGGCACCGCCGACGCGAAGACCCGCTGGGCCGCGCGCGAGGCGCAGATCGTCGACGGCTTCGGCGTCCCCTACTCGCCCGAGTTCGCGCTCGCCGGGCTCAACCGCTGGTGGAGCGACCGCCACGCGCGCGCGCTGATCGAGGCGGTGCGCGCGGGCACGCTCCACGCGGCCGAGGGCACGGCGCTCCACGAGTGGGCGTGGCACCGCGATCCCGACGGGCAGCTGCTCGACCCCAGGCTCGCCGGCATCGAGCTGCAGAACGTGCTGCGGCCGACGATCGCGGTCGCACGCTTCGTGGCATTCGCGGCGAAGGAGCTGCACGAGCGGCCGGAGTGGCGCGAGCGCATCGCCGCGGAGACCGCCGAGCGCGGTCGCCTCACGGCCGGGCCGCTGGCGACCGCGTTCGCGCAGGAGGTGCGGCGCACCGCACCGTTCGTGCCGATGCTGCCGGCGCAGGCGATCGTCGACGTCGAGCTCGACGGCGAGCACCTGCCGGCAGGCGGCCGCGTCTTCATCGACATTCTCGGCACTGACACCGACGAGCGGTCCTGGGAGCGGGCGGCCGAGTTCGACCCGGAGCGGTTCGTCGGCGCCGACGACTACGAGTCGATTCCCGCGTTCATCCCGCACGGCGGGGGCAGCCCGGCGACCGGCCACCGCTGCCCGGGCGAGAAGATCGCGATCGCCGGGCTCGCCGCGGCCATCGCCGCGCTGAGCGACCCGCGACTGGCGATCAGCGGCGAGCGGCTGGGGGTGAACCGGCGCCGCCTGCCCACCAAGCCCGCTTCCGGCGGCGTGGTGCGCCCCGCATCCGTCGCTCGCTGCCCCTTCCACTGACCCCGGCCGTCCGCCGACGCCCGACCGCACCGCTCCTCCCGCACCGCTCCTCCCGCACAGCTTCTCCCGCACAACGCAAGCCCGCGCACACGATCCCGCGGCATGCGGCCGCGATCCGGCGCAGCTTCCGCGGATCGCGGCCGGCGGGCTTGCGTCGTGCTGCGCCTCGGCGGTGCAGAGCGGCGTCAGCGCTCTGCACCCGGTCGGGTCAGCGCTCGTCGGGCTCGTCGTCGAGCAGCTCGGCGTCGACCGGCTGCTCGTCGAGGTCGTCGACGTCGTCGACGGTGTCGGCGTCGAACGACCACTGCGCGAGCCGCTCGGCGCCGGCCGGCCCGACCCACAGGCCCGAGCCGGAGGGCGCCACGTCGACCACCACCGTGTCGCCGTCTCGCACCTCGCCCGCGAGCAGCGCCCGAGCGAGGCGGTCGTCGATCTCCCGCTGCATGAGCCTGCGCAGGGGGCGCGCGCCGTACATGGGGTCGTAGCCGCGCTCCCCCAGCCACTGGCGTGCCGCATCCGTCACCTCGACCGTGAGCCTGCGCTCGCGGAGGCGACGGTCGAGCCCCAGCACCTGGATGTCGACGATCGCGCCGAGCTCGGCCTGCGAGAGCGCGTCGAAGATGACGATGTCGTCGAGGCGGTTCACGAACTCGGGCTTGAAGGCCGCTCGCACCGCGCCCATCACCTGCTCGCGCGCCTGCGCGGTCGGCACGGTCGGGTCGGTGAGGAAGCCTGAGCCGAGGTTCGAGGTGAGGATGAGGATGGTGTTGCGGAAGTCGACCGTGCGGCCCTGCCCGTCGGTGAGCCGGCCGTCGTCGAGCACCTGCAGCAGCAGGTCGAAGACCTCGGGGTGGGCCTTCTCGACCTCGTCCATGAGGATCACCGAGTACGGGCGGCGGCGCACGGCCTCGGTGAGCTGCCCGCCCTGCTCGTAGCCGATGTAGCCGGGAGGGGCGCCGACGAGCCGGGCGACCGAGTGCTTCTCGCCGTACTCCGACATGTCGATGCGCACGAGCGCCTTCTCGTCGTCGAACAGCAGCTCGGCGAGCGCCTTCGCGAGCTCGGTCTTGCCGACGCCGGTGGGGCCGAGGAAGAGGAACGAGCCGGTGGGCTTGTCGGGATCCGAGACGCCCGCGCGGGTGCGGCGCACCGCATCCGACACCGCGGCCACGGCCTCGCGCTGCCCCACGACGCGGTGGGCGAGCTCGCCCTCGAGCGCGAGCAGCTTCTCGGTCTCGCCCTGCAGCAGCCGGCCGACGGGGATGCCTGTCCAGGCGGCGACCACCGAGGCGATGTCGTCGGCGGTCACCTGGTCGCCGACCATGCGGGCGCCGGCCTCGGCGGCGGTGGCCTCGGCCTGCTTCAGCTGCTGCTCGACGCCCGGGATCTCGCCGTAGAGCAGCCGCGAGGCGCGCTCGAGGTCGCCCTCGCGCTGCGCGCGCTCGGCGCGGCTGCGCAGCTCGTCGAGCGATTCGCGCAGCCCACCGATGCGGTTGAGGCTCGCGCGCTCGGCCTGCCAGCGCTGGTCGAGCCCGGCGAGCTCGGCGCGCTGCGTCTCGAGCGTCTGCTCGAGCTGCGCGAGGCGCTCCTTCGAGGCGTCGTCCTTCTCGCGCTTGAGCGCCAGCCGCTCGATCTCCATGCGGTCGACAGTGCGGCGCAGCTGGTCGATCTCGGTGGGCGCCGAGTCGATCTCCATGCGCAGGCGGCTCGCGGCCTCGTCGATCAGGTCGATCGCCTTGTCGGGCAGCTGGCGCGCGGTGATGTAGCGGTTCGAGAGGGATGCGGCTGCGACGAGTGCGCTGTCGGCGATCGTGACCTTGTGGTGCGCCTCGTACCGCTCCTTGAGGCCGCGCAGGATCGCGACGGTGTCCTCGACGCTCGGCTCGCCCACGTACACCTGCTGGAAGCGCCGCTCCATCGCGGCGTCCTTCTCGATGAACTCGCGGTACTCGTCGAGCGTGGTCGCGCCGATGAGGCGCAGCTCGCCGCGCGCGAGCATGGGCTTCAGCATGTTGCTGGCGCCCTGGCTGCCCTCGGCGGCGCCGGCGCCCATGATGATGTGCAGCTCGTCGATGAAGGTGACGATGCGACCCTCGGCCTTGGCGATCTCGGCGAGCACGTTCTTCATGCGCTCCTCGAAGTCGCCGCGGTACTTGCTGCCGGCGATCATCGCGTTGACGTCGAGCGAGACGATCGACTTGCCCTTCAGGCTCTCGGGCACGTCGCCGGCGACGATGCGCTGCGCGAGGCCCTCGACGACGGCGGTCTTGCCGACGCCGGGCTCGCCGATGAGCACCGGGTTGTTCTTGGTGCGGCGCGAGAGCACCTGGCTGATGCGGCGGATCTCGCTGTCGCGACCGATGACGGGGTCGAGCTTGCCCGCCCGCGCGATCGCCGTCAGGTCGGTGCCGA is a window encoding:
- a CDS encoding cytochrome P450, translating into MATTTVTHPLLPDDTPAFVVHGYDFGARIWRRAGSAAARAVPLRLLGRDSVLVRGREGVELFYDEGRMRRHGAMPAFVQEVLFGHGSVHSLDGAAHRHRKATFLDVAYENAQVERLLPHLEREWRSEVDAWLSGGTRSAYDAAVGALGRAIMRWAGLPGTADAKTRWAAREAQIVDGFGVPYSPEFALAGLNRWWSDRHARALIEAVRAGTLHAAEGTALHEWAWHRDPDGQLLDPRLAGIELQNVLRPTIAVARFVAFAAKELHERPEWRERIAAETAERGRLTAGPLATAFAQEVRRTAPFVPMLPAQAIVDVELDGEHLPAGGRVFIDILGTDTDERSWERAAEFDPERFVGADDYESIPAFIPHGGGSPATGHRCPGEKIAIAGLAAAIAALSDPRLAISGERLGVNRRRLPTKPASGGVVRPASVARCPFH
- a CDS encoding SDR family NAD(P)-dependent oxidoreductase; the protein is MQMRALVTGASAGLGAEFARQLAADGFSLVLVARREERLRALAAELSAARPGTQIEVLVADLTDAAGLERVAARVAAADRPIDVLVNNAGFAVSEPFHASAIDDERAMHELLSWVPLRLAHAALPGMRARGHGGILNVASMAGQLPTGSYAAAKAQVIALSRSLHARYRRDGVSVTALLPGFVVTEFHDRMEIEPTAVPRAAWADASAVVRDGLRGLRRRRAVVVSDWRYRLAAPLLPLVPDRMAAGWGLAGRLED
- a CDS encoding ATP-dependent Clp protease ATP-binding subunit; this encodes MARMGGMMPGQGDEQSALEQFGTDLTAIARAGKLDPVIGRDSEIRRISQVLSRRTKNNPVLIGEPGVGKTAVVEGLAQRIVAGDVPESLKGKSIVSLDVNAMIAGSKYRGDFEERMKNVLAEIAKAEGRIVTFIDELHIIMGAGAAEGSQGASNMLKPMLARGELRLIGATTLDEYREFIEKDAAMERRFQQVYVGEPSVEDTVAILRGLKERYEAHHKVTIADSALVAAASLSNRYITARQLPDKAIDLIDEAASRLRMEIDSAPTEIDQLRRTVDRMEIERLALKREKDDASKERLAQLEQTLETQRAELAGLDQRWQAERASLNRIGGLRESLDELRSRAERAQREGDLERASRLLYGEIPGVEQQLKQAEATAAEAGARMVGDQVTADDIASVVAAWTGIPVGRLLQGETEKLLALEGELAHRVVGQREAVAAVSDAVRRTRAGVSDPDKPTGSFLFLGPTGVGKTELAKALAELLFDDEKALVRIDMSEYGEKHSVARLVGAPPGYIGYEQGGQLTEAVRRRPYSVILMDEVEKAHPEVFDLLLQVLDDGRLTDGQGRTVDFRNTILILTSNLGSGFLTDPTVPTAQAREQVMGAVRAAFKPEFVNRLDDIVIFDALSQAELGAIVDIQVLGLDRRLRERRLTVEVTDAARQWLGERGYDPMYGARPLRRLMQREIDDRLARALLAGEVRDGDTVVVDVAPSGSGLWVGPAGAERLAQWSFDADTVDDVDDLDEQPVDAELLDDEPDER
- a CDS encoding DEAD/DEAH box helicase — its product is MDRESPFPIQADTLPDTLAGRDVLGRGKTGSGKTLAFSIPLVARLSGDLAGGNRRKGLPLGLVLAPTRELATQIAAEIAPLAKAAGLTVTTIFGGVSQRPQETALRNGVDIIVACPGRLEDLMKQGVASLQAIEMTVIDEADHMADLGFLPVVTKILDKTPQSGQRLLFSATLDNGVDKLVKRFLTNEVMHSVDEANSPVAAMTHHLFEVSADDKNLLVRRLASGEGRRILFTRTKHQAKKLAKHLTASGIPAVDLHGNLSQNARDRNLAQFSDGTVRVLVATDVAARGVHVDNVELVVHVDPPMEHKAYLHRSGRTARAGSAGDVVTVMIPSQRGDTMSLLRKAGIQVQAQIVTASSDPVDALVGPYAPHVAPVPGGPGSGNEIQQPQGAGRSGGGRGRGRGAGRDGLAGSGAHGAGAGAARSERPRKDRSGRPEVAGQRPAAAGAAAPARHPLPTLNGEEPQMADLSPRATSSSTFVSTYASLALLGIVSAIALLRGSALGRAGAVATA
- a CDS encoding SDR family NAD(P)-dependent oxidoreductase; this translates as MTFPVLEGKVAIVTGAAMGMGEATARLFAEAGAKVVVADFNEEKGEAVAAEIRANGGEAFFVQVDISKGEQVEAMVAQTVEHYGRLDVAVNNAALTPDQGLVSEIDEAYWDRLMSVDLKGTALTLKYELRQMLAQGDGGSIVNISSTSGFRVQPMTVAYNAAKHGVNALTKTAAVENGPHGIRVNSVAPGAVDTPMLRGAIEQFGLDPNEYPKQLSALHRFAQPAEIAQASLWLASDASSYVTGTTLHVDGGYTGAM
- a CDS encoding flavodoxin family protein yields the protein MTEPIRAIYFNGTLTPSPGDSHTDLLIEASASILRGQGVEVEVVRAVDHALAPGVQPDMTEHGASEDAWPALWQRVLAADIIVLATPIWLGDASSVTRRVIERLYAESGELNDQGQSIFYGKVAGCLVGGNEDGMKHVAREVLYALQHIGCTIPPQADAGWVGEAGPGPSYGDELDDGSHAGADNDFTKRNVTIMAWNLLHLAKMLRGGIPTEGNDRNAWERGERFGFQNPEYR
- a CDS encoding 3-hydroxyacyl-CoA dehydrogenase family protein, translating into MTERLTERTAVTERIAVLGAGVMGAGIARVFARAGHEVRVFDVDPAAATRAAESAGASAHDTVEAAVVSATVVLEAAPERLELKLALLAQIEAANADAVIASNTSSIGADALAAGMRDPSRLVIAHFFNPADTVPLVEVVPGPATPQATVDRMVALLSEAGKVAVPLAQQVPGFIANRLQAALYREAMHLVELGVASPAQVDQVVTAGLGPRWALAGPFEVMDLGGLDVWTSVTDGIFPSLGDASAAPDMLRERADRGELGAKTGQGFLPRDADASARFAGRLRSLIDARDGIVEVPSNLE